In Mercenaria mercenaria strain notata chromosome 14, MADL_Memer_1, whole genome shotgun sequence, the following are encoded in one genomic region:
- the LOC123526130 gene encoding heterogeneous nuclear ribonucleoprotein A3 homolog 1-like, whose product MLPNVLCAVLLMTSFANANELDSTTLEGFQSAIYGKIMAHLDAEYQLLQPAIAQQNQSMEQCRCLISAAQETCKTCASGRCQGDFGDWIMGGFGEMAGWFKGAGNSFVGWQGWQDLGGFFGDIGNWFGGAGNSFVNWKGFDDMKNFFGGIGNAFSSGFNTVSNTLGNWGNSIGSGLSSFGNTLGSELSNFGNSFSSGLSSKYYGCIIMFYYVTGLI is encoded by the exons ATGTTGCCAAACGTTCTGTGTGCCGTCCTGCTCATGACGTCGTTTGCAAATGCAAACGAATTAGATTCCACCACTTTGGAGG GGTTCCAGTCCGCAATTTATGGAAAAATCATGGCACATTTAGATGCCGAGTACCAACTCCTTCAGCCCGCCATTGCGCAACAAAACCAGAGCATGGAACAGTGTag GTGTCTGATCAGCGCAGCTCAGGAGACGTGTAAAACCTGTGCTAGCGGTCGTTGCCAAGG GGACTTCGGGGACTGGATCATG GGTGGCTTTGGTGAGATGGCTGGTTGGTTTAAGGGTGCTGGCAACAGTTTCGTCGGCTGGCAAGGCTGGCAGGACCTTGGTGGCTTCTTTGGTGATATTGGTAATTGGTTCGGAGGTGCCGGAAATAGCTTCGTCAACTGGAAGGGCTTTGATGATATGAAGAACTTTTTCGGCG GCATCGGCAATGCATTTTCAAGCGGATTCAACACTGTTTCAAACACATTGGGCAACTGGGGCAATTCTATTGGCAGTGGACTGAGCAGTTTTGGCAACACTTTGGGCAGTGAATTAAGCAATTTTGGAAACTCATTTAGCAGCGGGTTGTCCAGTAAGTATTATGGttgtattattatgttttattacgtGACGGGTTTGATATAG